In Carcharodon carcharias isolate sCarCar2 chromosome 31, sCarCar2.pri, whole genome shotgun sequence, a genomic segment contains:
- the LOC121271568 gene encoding ferritin, heavy subunit-like produces the protein MVSQVCQNYHKDCEDAVNKQVNLELYSSYVYLSMSSYFDRDDFALRHFAEFFKEQSHEEQERAGKLMKFQNKRGGRIILKDIKKPEQDEWGNGLEAMQRALQMEKNVNQSLLDLHKLSSGTTDPHISLCDLLKTHYLDEQVKMIKKLGDHITNLRRLGAPENGMGEYLFDKLTLS, from the exons ATGGTCTCTCAAGTGTGTCAGAACtaccacaaggactgtgaggaTGCTGTTAACAAACAGGTCAACCTGGAGCTCTACTCCTCCTATGTTTACCTCTCCATG TCCTCTTACTTTGACCGGGATGATTTTGCCCTGCGTCACTTTGCTGAGTTCTTCAAGGAGCAGTCACATGAGGAACAGGAACGCGCTGGGAAACTGATGAAATTCCAGAATAAACGTGGAGGCCGGATCATCCTGAAGGACATCAAG AAACCAGAGCAGGATGAGTGGGGTAATGGTCTGGAGGCAATGCAGAGAGCTCTGCAGATGGAGAAGAATGTGAACCAGAGTCTGCTGGATCTGCACAAGCTCTCCTCTGGGACCACTGACCCTCATATAAGT CTTTGTGACCTCCTGAAGACTCACTACTTGGATGAGCAAGTGAAGATGATCAAGAAGCTTGGAGATCACATCACCAACCTGAGGAGACTGGGAGCCCCTGAGAATGGTATGGGAGAGTACCTGTTTGACAAGCTCACCCTGAGCTGA
- the LOC121271560 gene encoding ferritin, higher subunit-like: MASQVRQNYHKDCEDAVNKQINLELYSSYVYLSMSFYFDRDDVALRHFAEFFKEQSHEEREHAEKLMKFQNKRGGRIILEDVKKPGQDEWGNGLEAMQRALQMEKNVNQSLLDLHKLSFGKTDPHLCDFLETHYLDEQVKMIKKLGDHITNLKRLGAPEKGMGEYLFDKLTLGESD, from the exons ATGGCCTCTCAAGTGCGTCAGAACtaccacaaggactgtgaggaTGCTGTTAACAAGCAGATCAACCTGGAGCTCTATTCCTCCTATGTTTACCTCTCCATG TCCTTTTACTTTGACCGGGATGATGTTGCCCTGCGTCACTTTGCTGAGTTCTTCAAGGAGCAGTCACATGAGGAACGGGAACACGCTGAGAAACTGATGAAATTCCAGAATAAACGCGGAGGCCGGATCATCCTGGAGGACGTCAAG AAACCAGGGCAGGATGAGTGGGGCAATGGTCTAGAGGCAATGCAGAGAGCTCTGCAGATGGAGAAGAATGTGAACCAGAGTCTGCTGGATCTGCACAAGCTCTCCTTTGGGAAAACTGACCCTCAT CTTTGTGACTTCCTGGAGACTCACTACTTGGATGAGCAAGTGAAGATGATCAAGAAGCTTGGAGATCACATCACCAACCTGAAGAGACTGGGAGCCCCTGAGAAAGGCATGGGAGAGTACCTGTTTGACAAGCTCACCCTGGGGGAGAGTGACTGA
- the LOC121271623 gene encoding ferritin heavy chain B-like, producing the protein MASQVRQNYHKDCEDAINKQINLELYSSYVYLSMSFYFDRDDVALRHFAEFFKEQSHEEREHAEKLMKFQNKRGGRIILEDVKKPGQDEWSNGLEAMQRALQMEKNVNQSLLDLHKLSSGNTDPHLCDFLETHYLDEQVKMIKKLGDHITNLTRLGAPENGMGEYLFDKLTLGESD; encoded by the exons ATGGCCTCTCAAGTGCGTCAGAACtaccacaaggactgtgaggaTGCTATTAACAAGCAGATCAACCTGGAGCTCTATTCCTCCTATGTTTACCTCTCCATG TCCTTTTACTTTGACCGGGATGATGTTGCCCTGCGTCACTTTGCTGAGTTCTTCAAGGAGCAGTCACATGAGGAACGGGAACACGCTGAGAAACTGATGAAATTCCAGAATAAACGTGGAGGCCGGATCATCCTGGAGGATGTCAAG AAACCAGGGCAGGATGAGTGGAGCAATGGTCTGGAGGCAATGCAGAGAGCTCTGCAGATGGAGAAGAATGTGAACCAGAGTCTGCTGGATCTGCACAAGCTCTCCTCTGGGAACACTGACCCTCAT CTTTGTGACTTCCTGGAGACTCACTACTTAGATGAGCAAGTGAAGATGATTAAGAAGCTTGGAGATCACATCACCAACCTGACGAGACTGGGAGCCCCTGAGAATGGCATGGGAGAGTACCTGTTTGACAAGCTCACCCTGGGGGAGAGTGACTGA